The following are encoded together in the Candidatus Methylomirabilis oxygeniifera genome:
- a CDS encoding protein of unknown function (Evidence 5 : No homology to any previously reported sequences) yields the protein MLGKEGVQLVIGERRRAMVLLIHQHGLARIETDAFSAYILNSENKSEQAFGFPREYF from the coding sequence TTGCTCGGAAAAGAGGGGGTACAACTCGTCATAGGAGAGCGCCGGCGTGCGATGGTCCTGCTGATCCACCAACACGGCTTGGCCCGGATCGAAACTGACGCGTTCTCGGCCTACATTTTGAATTCGGAGAACAAAAGCGAGCAGGCCTTTGGTTTTCCACGGGAATATTTTTAG
- a CDS encoding protein of unknown function (Evidence 5 : No homology to any previously reported sequences) produces the protein MGQRRRRYSISVVAEMFDIHPQTLRVYEREGLLRPARSEGNTRVYSQEDVERVELILRLTKELGVNLAGVEVILNMRDRMERMQRQMNELLRAMAEQFDAEMKQWEGREEEGLVPVKRRGLLRRVHP, from the coding sequence GTGGGACAGCGGCGGCGTCGATATTCGATCAGCGTCGTAGCCGAGATGTTCGATATCCACCCACAGACTCTCCGGGTCTATGAGCGGGAAGGCCTCCTCCGGCCGGCCCGCTCCGAGGGCAATACGCGGGTCTATTCGCAAGAGGATGTGGAGCGGGTTGAGTTGATCCTGCGGCTGACTAAGGAACTCGGTGTCAATCTGGCTGGGGTTGAAGTTATCCTGAACATGCGAGACCGGATGGAACGGATGCAGCGCCAGATGAATGAACTGTTGCGGGCCATGGCCGAACAATTCGATGCCGAGATGAAACAGTGGGAGGGGCGCGAGGAGGAGGGGCTTGTGCCGGTCAAAAGACGCGGACTGCTCCGCAGGGTCCACCCCTGA
- a CDS encoding protein of unknown function (Evidence 5 : No homology to any previously reported sequences), with protein MCCRETSMRDRKSCSGSWDACILRIRGAQSGSNYLHLLVGTGELKGGHRWDSGGVDIRSAS; from the coding sequence TTGTGCTGCCGCGAAACCTCGATGCGCGATCGCAAGAGCTGTTCCGGGAGCTGGGACGCCTGCATCCTGAGGATCCGAGGCGCACAATCTGGAAGTAACTATCTGCACCTGCTCGTTGGTACAGGAGAACTGAAAGGGGGACACAGGTGGGACAGCGGCGGCGTCGATATTCGATCAGCGTCGTAG
- the htpX gene encoding putative protease htpX homolog (Evidence 3 : Function proposed based on presence of conserved amino acid motif, structural feature or limited homology) gives MNNTVKTTALLGLLTGLLILIGGYFGGSQGMSVAFVMAFLMNFGSYWFSDRIVLAMYRAQPVGEAEAPGLYRVVQGLALRAQMPMPRIYIIPSEAPNAFATGRDPEHAAVAATHGILRILNEEELEGVMAHELSHVRNRDTLISTIAATIAGVIVMLARMAMWMPYFSGGGSRDSEDRGGGALGFLFLAILAPIAATLIQLAISRSREFHADESAARLTHKPYALASALQSLEVGATRLPMEANPATSHLFIVNPLRGDVLFKLFSTHPPIEERIARLRALVV, from the coding sequence ATGAATAACACAGTGAAAACTACAGCCTTGTTGGGCCTGCTGACCGGCCTGCTGATCCTGATCGGAGGCTACTTCGGCGGGAGTCAGGGGATGAGCGTGGCCTTCGTCATGGCCTTCCTGATGAACTTCGGAAGCTATTGGTTCTCGGACCGGATTGTCCTGGCGATGTACAGAGCCCAGCCTGTCGGAGAGGCTGAAGCGCCCGGACTGTACAGAGTTGTCCAGGGGCTGGCGCTGAGAGCCCAAATGCCGATGCCCCGTATCTACATCATTCCTTCTGAGGCTCCGAACGCCTTTGCGACCGGACGGGACCCGGAACATGCAGCCGTCGCGGCCACCCACGGAATCCTGCGAATTCTTAATGAGGAGGAACTGGAGGGAGTGATGGCCCATGAGCTATCCCACGTGCGGAATCGCGATACGTTGATCAGTACCATCGCGGCGACGATCGCCGGCGTGATTGTGATGCTGGCCAGGATGGCGATGTGGATGCCGTACTTTAGCGGCGGTGGAAGCCGCGACAGCGAAGATCGTGGAGGCGGCGCGCTGGGATTTCTGTTCCTGGCTATTCTGGCTCCTATCGCAGCGACCCTCATCCAATTGGCGATCTCGCGGTCCCGTGAGTTCCATGCCGACGAATCGGCCGCCCGACTGACCCACAAGCCGTACGCCTTGGCCTCAGCCCTTCAGTCGCTTGAGGTGGGCGCCACCCGTCTGCCGATGGAGGCCAACCCAGCCACCTCGCACCTGTTTATCGTGAACCCACTTCGGGGGGACGTACTGTTCAAGCTCTTCTCCACCCACCCGCCCATTGAGGAACGCATTGCGCGCCTGCGAGCGCTTGTGGTCTGA